The nucleotide window GCACGACCGGCGTGCTTCTTCACGCCGAGATCCAGGATGAAATCAGCGCTCGGAAGTTGACACCCACGCTCCACCGTGAAGCAGCTGTCAAGAGTGTATCGTGGGGCGACCAGTGGGTAACTTTTGATGACGCTGCCACATGGCGTCTCAAGGCCAATATCATCAGGGGTCAGTGCATACCAGGCGTTATGGTTTGGGCCATGAGCCAGGACGATAAAGAAGGCACCAATATCAAGGCCCTGACATCGGCTGTTGGACGCAAACAGATGGCCCTGCCCAACTTTGTCATCAAAGAGCCCGTCCGCGATCTTCCACAGCCCGTCAAGACATGCCGCTGGTCAGGGTGCTACGCTGGCTGTCCCGACGGTTTCAAGGCAGTGCAGCGTGATGGCCACAAGGAGGCCATGTTGAGTACAGAAAACTGTCTTGCCGACGGTGTGTCTGTCTTCTGTTGCCCCTCGGACCAGGACCTGCCCGTCTGTACATGGAGAGGACACAAGAATTCGGGAGCCTGCAGCCCTGGTTGCAACAGTGGTGAGGTCTCCGTCGGTTCTCTCCGCGTTGGATGCAGTTCGAAGCATCAAAGCGCCTGTTGCACAAACGTAGCGTCTACGGCTTCGTATGGGATGTGCAAATGGGTGGGAGGGGCACCAACCTGCAATACGGACTGTCCCAGTGACTTCCCGAACAAGATAGTATCGACCAACACCGCCGACGGCGGTGAACAGCCTTGTATTTCGGGGAACAAGCACTACTGCTGCCAGAACCCTACGCCGGCCGATTTCACCAATTGCGAATGGGTTAAAAAGGCAGACCCGCCCAAGTTTCCCGGCAAGGACTTCATCTGCGAAGACGTCTGTGGCCCGGACCGAATCAAGGTGGCCACCGAAGTCACCAACCCCTATTCCGGGACAAACAGTGGCTGCTACGGCGGCGCTTGGGCGTATTGCTGTAAGCCGCCAGCGGCCTTGGTCCCGCGAGGCGATGGTGATCCCTATGGCGGCGTACAAAACAAGGAGTTCCAGACGCTACTGGAAGATTACATGCAAAACCCAACATGTCCAGCCACCGTTTTGTTTGTCGATCCTGGTGACATGTTCACCGGGGCCGCGAACCAGAAACGTTCTCTGGAGCTGGAGGCTGCGAAGCACCGCGTCCTCTATGGAAGAGCTTCCGACTGCAAGCTCGATCATTACCTAAGGCTGGCACAGTTTGCTGCGGTGATGCTCACGGCGGCAGATAGTATTCTGAGACAATTCTCGGTTGTATGGAACGATATTTTTGCAGGCCATTACGACACAATTCTTGAGGCTGACAACCTACGGACGTATTACAACCAACATCCGGATAGTTTGGATCCACATTCACTGATCAACTATGTTCTCCTTAACCCCTTGCGCGCTGGTCCAGGAATAAGGGGAAACCAGCGAACGGAGCAAGCATTCTGTCACTATGTCGGCACGCGTAGAAAGCGCGATGTCCAGTTGCGGTCATCCAGCACGGGTGTTCAACTGTTCAGCCGGATCGTCTGGTGGATGGAGGCGGGAAATAACGGGCAGCCCTTTATAGGCAACATCCTCGAGGGCATCTTGGCCGGACATCTAAGCCCACACTACGCCCGGTGGCAGTGGATTCGTGGAACGCGGGCCGGTCCCATGCTCGAGCTGGCGTACTGGATCGGACCGAACCCTGGCCAGCCGAGTGGGACCAACTACGACCAATATCGAGACACACACACCCTCAACCATGGCGAGCCAGATAGATGGGTCGTATTTCACTTCCACATTAATGCCGATTTCGATAATTACCCGTACCTGAGAGAAGTCAACGGACATACTTATATCGGTGTGCAAAGCATCCAAGTCTTCCACGCCCACGAAttcgacagcagcagcggcggtggtgcgTGGCGAGTTCAAGGCAATGTCAATGTGGATACGCGGGTTCGAAGAGACGGCTTCGTATGCCCAGAGGATGAGTTGTGGTACATTGGCACAGACGAAGGCCTTCCTTCTGGGAGCGACGCGCTCCAGCGGAACCTGCGGCAATGGGCTCAGAGCCTATTCAACGATGGCTATTTAGCGAGCGAGAGCATTGCACTCATCATGCGGGTAAGTAAACCTAGGTTGAACTGACCGATGGTATTTGATTGGAGTCCCGCCCCTTTGCCTTCTCCAAGAACCTCCCTCATGTTTTTTCTTACCCTCTTGGTTCAGTTGCTAACGCTCGTCTGTGATGACAGGATCTGGTATTCTATAACAACGGTGAAATCAACGTTGAGGATAGTGAAAACGCGTATTTTATGGGGTATGCGGACTTAAACCCAAATTACCAACAATCCATGTACACCATCAACTGGGTTCGCAGATATGGCACCTTTTATTTTTCACCGTCACCGCCACAGTGACAGTCTGATTTACAGGAAAGGAGAGGTAAAATGCAAACTATCCGAACCAGTTgtagaagggaagagaaaaatgACAGGAAAGTAAATCCTGGAAAACAATGAATCGATTCTCCCAGGGGTCCAACCTGAAACCTCCTGATTCGTACCTAGTCAGACACTCTGCCATTAAGCCAGCGGACCTTGACTAGTTGCTCGGCTTGGACCAACATCTCAGTGTTGATTGAGGTCGGCTTGGTATGAGTTGGTTACCTATAGATGACTTGGGCGACATGAGGAGTGAGTTACTTCGCACGAGATTTAGTCATTGTGCTGGGATTCACGGTCCATTCATGCCATGAAGGCGAAGCTTGGATTCAGCAATATGACGCTTACGCCGCCCTTTTTGCCGCTTGATTGAGCCTCTGGACACTTGGTCTTGTTTTTGAGACGCAAACTCATTTTGTGTTATCGAAGTCATGGTGCAAAGCCAGAATTCTTCGAGTGTTACCTGACTCCCAATCGGTATAGGATAACCTGCCCCGTGGCTATGTATTAGAGGTATGACTACCTGCCTACTCCTCTAGAATCTTGGTCAGTTTATTCATTCTCTCCGTGGCAGCTTCTTCACGGCAAACAGCCCGGCAAGAGACGTCGGCCATAGCGCCTTATATATTGGACATACTTCTTATATCGGCCTTAGTATTGAACGCGGTCTCGTTCCTCCAGATTTTTGCAATATGGCTTCGATAGACTCCAAGTCGCCGTGTCTTGGATAGTGACGGGATACGTCGGAAAGGAAACTATAATAGCCGGCGGTAATGATTGAACTTTGCCGAAGTGACTGATGTACGGGAATTGGAGGGATAGTGAGAAACTTCCagaggtaagtaagtaaggaggaagaggagtggCTTACACGGACGGCATTTGCACTAACAGAAGCCATGCCGGACTTGCAAGGAATTAGATAGCTCCTACCGTTGGGAGGCGGAGTCCCATACCGTAAGCAACTGTAATTACATAAGATATAGTTCCACTCTCAATAACATACCCTCTTCggctcttcctctttccaccCACACCATGCGTGGATTGCAtactccttccacttctcatcTTACATCGGCATTCGATATGGGCTACGTTATTGGCTTAGGGGAGGCAattgtctttcttttcttttttttgacCTCCCCTACTTTCTTGGAATCTCCCTCCCCTCAACCCTTTCGATCCAGACTCCTTGGCCACAAAGACAACCAAGAAAGGTGTCGGACGGGAAGCTCAACTCGGCAAGTTGCATTCCGCTGGACCGTCAGGACGTTTAAGCTCGGGAACATAAACATGGTGGTAGGCTTCCGTTGCAACTCACTGTTGGCGCAGCCGCCAATACCTTCGTTTGTAAACAAGTCGATTGGCCGAGAGAGCTCTATGCCAGAGGCCCACTGGCCTAGAGCTGCAAAACAGGGTGACGGCAGCCTTGCGAGCGATAAGCCAACCATAGCTGTGAGGATCAGCTCAAAGTATGCTTGAGGCCCGATGTGTACTTGTCTGCCTTGGCTTAAGTAGATGATGTGACCCAACTCATTTCGATTTCAACACAATGCATTCGAGCCTGAAGAAAGGTTTGGTAACAAAATTGCCCTTCGTACATAAAAGGACAGGCAAACCCCATATCAATTTGCGTTCTGGAACAGCAGAGAACTCCCTTTGGCATATCAAGATACCGGCAAAGCGCACCCTTCCCAAGTCAAGTATGGCGACCCCAGCCTTGATCTCATCCCTTCCAGACCTCCAGGTCTTCCTTTCTCAAATCCCTCCGTCTAGCACGTTATATTTGGACCTTGAAGGCAAAAATCTCTGCCGTCACGGAACTTTGACGCTCTTGACGATTCTCGTCCTTCCCACGCGGGCAACAAGCATTGTCGATGTCCAAACCCTCGGCGACTCTGCTTTCACCACTCCCGGCCCAGACGGAAAGACGCTCAAGACCATCCTGGAGGATCCCCACACCTCCAAATGCCTCTGGGACGTCCGCAACGACGCGGACGCCCTCTGGGCGCACCACAAGATCCGTCTCGCGGGCGTCACAGACATCCAGCTCCTCGAAAACGGATCCCGCCCCGGCGGGAAGACGTACCTCTTCGGGCTCGACAGGTGTATCGAGAAGGATCTCTCGCTGAGATGGGAAGAGAAGCAGCCCTGGGCCAGAACCAAGCAGGAGGTGCGGGCTCTGATGAACATGCCCAACAGCGACATCTTCTCCCGCCGCCCGCTGGACGCCAAGACGCTGCAGTATTGCGTCAACGATGTCGTTTACCTGCCTGCGCTCCACAATCTCTACACCAAGCGCATCAACAAGTATGGTAGTGGATGGCTGGAAAAAGCCATGGTGGAGAGCGCGCGTCGCGTGACCGAAGCTTGTGGCCCTGGGTACGTGCCTCAATCGGAGGATAAGAAGTTCGGACCTTGGCGCTCGAGGGTGGACCCGGACTatgacttcttcttctgataATGGAGGAACGGCTCAATTGaggagatggaagaggatgaaTTGTTTTGGCTATAGGGGCCAGATGAGGCTCGGTTAGGGAATCAAGGCAAGAAATAGCGTACCTAGATGTAGTTTGTCCGAGGCAGAATGGCCCAAGTTGGATTTAGCAATATCATGACGCTTACGGCCCTTTTTGCCGGTTGACCGAGCCTGTAGACGCTTGATCTTGTTTTCGAGACGCAAAATTAGCACACTTTCCTTCCCGAGAGCAATGTCTACCACCAATGGTGAACGAGTGTACTAGGCGTACCTAATGGCGTCGGGTAAGCCGTAGTTGTCTTGGCACGCGCTGATGACTTTTGAGACTGCGTCGACGATGGGGATAATGCTGGAGGCGACGCTGAGGACTTCCAGGTCTGACATGTTTGGTGAAAGTCTGAAATGGAACGAACGACACAAAAGTGATAAATCGGTCGTCAGGCGTGTGAGAAGCGGGCCTAGCTGTTGAGTGAGTCGCATGTTGGGAAATGAGGGGTGGTTTAGTAATTCCTTTATGTATAAGGGAGGTACCACTTATCCGAGTACAACAAGTCATTTTCCAGGTtagcctacctaccacgTGCTACAAATACCATAATCCCGTGGAAATCTCAAACTCAAACCCGCCTTCTCCCTCGGACGCATCCAAAGCATACTCGTCCGGCTCATCCCAATACTCGCTATCCAACCCTCTCTCCCTCAACCACCCCTCTAACACCTCGACCTTCTCCTTTATCTCGTGATAGCGTATGGGACTGCCTGACAACATCCGCGCAAACATCAGTGGCGTTCTTCCTTCGTCGTCCCGCAACATCTTGGCGCCCCGCTCCAACAGGAGCTTGACCATGTCCGCATCTCCGCGACAAACGGCAGTATGCAGCACATAGTTTTGCAGCCAGACCATTTTCATTCGGTTCTCCGGGCTCGGCCCTCGAATATAGTTGGCCGTATTGAGTACCTCGCGcaggcctcctcc belongs to Neurospora crassa OR74A linkage group IV, whole genome shotgun sequence and includes:
- the gh18-9 gene encoding bacteriodes thetaiotaomicron symbiotic chitinase, translating into MLPEQIPYGYYTDIIFSFATIDPNSFEIKPGDSKTADYMQRISAIKLIQPDIRIWIAVGGWAFNDPGPTQTTFSDIAASSANTEKFIDSLVKLMNKYGFDGIDIDWEYPVAEDRSGRGADYKNFVTFQKALYDRMKGGGLKKQVSLTLPASYWYLQHFDIVNLEKYVDWFNVMSYDMHGSWDIDNKWTGPYANSHSNMTEIQQALDLLWRNNIKPAKVTFGMAFYSRSFALTSPSCNTPGCPISSGGNAGKCSGTTGVLLHAEIQDEISARKLTPTLHREAAVKSVSWGDQWVTFDDAATWRLKANIIRGQCIPGVMVWAMSQDDKEGTNIKALTSAVGRKQMALPNFVIKEPVRDLPQPVKTCRWSGCYAGCPDGFKAVQRDGHKEAMLSTENCLADGVSVFCCPSDQDLPVCTWRGHKNSGACSPGCNSGEVSVGSLRVGCSSKHQSACCTNVASTASYGMCKWVGGAPTCNTDCPSDFPNKIVSTNTADGGEQPCISGNKHYCCQNPTPADFTNCEWVKKADPPKFPGKDFICEDVCGPDRIKVATEVTNPYSGTNSGCYGGAWAYCCKPPAALVPRGDGDPYGGVQNKEFQTLLEDYMQNPTCPATVLFVDPGDMFTGAANQKRSLELEAAKHRVLYGRASDCKLDHYLRLAQFAAVMLTAADSILRQFSVVWNDIFAGHYDTILEADNLRTYYNQHPDSLDPHSLINYVLLNPLRAGPGIRGNQRTEQAFCHYVGTRRKRDVQLRSSSTGVQLFSRIVWWMEAGNNGQPFIGNILEGILAGHLSPHYARWQWIRGTRAGPMLELAYWIGPNPGQPSGTNYDQYRDTHTLNHGEPDRWVVFHFHINADFDNYPYLREVNGHTYIGVQSIQVFHAHEFDSSSGGGAWRVQGNVNVDTRVRRDGFVCPEDELWYIGTDEGLPSGSDALQRNLRQWAQSLFNDGYLASESIALIMRDLVFYNNGEINVEDSENAYFMGYADLNPNYQQSMYTINWVRRYGTFYFSPSPPQ